One genomic segment of Thunnus albacares chromosome 18, fThuAlb1.1, whole genome shotgun sequence includes these proteins:
- the LOC122968051 gene encoding uncharacterized protein LOC122968051, translating into MDMINVSSKYNDIITKSLLISSGSPAVYQLTTQKEKFGTLTRKSVGERNLNQTNKTVLLVGETGAGKSTLINALFNYAMGVKFEDNIWFEIVERSQSESQTDEDEEEGQCDSQTSDVIVYQIFGFEGKTLPFSLTVIDTPGYGDTRGIEHDVVISQRLFDLFRSEDGVHELDAVGLVLKASENRLSDRLKYVFDSVKSLFGKDIEKKIVALITNSNGITPQDALKALKVANIKCARNESEQPVYFLFDNCQNKQRTEEDEPALEYTWKVTERGMARFTDFLKRSTPQMLITTVEVLRARIRLTACINNLQDRIQLIELKQNEIQQTEDILKKYELEMKYNKNFTIEYDEAYKEKETIKGGKWLWIFYAAAVTCNVCEENCHYPGCTMARNPKSCEVMKRGHCTSCTRKCPVSDHVKEEWIYVNKTRKVKKTLVELMQKYEGKQKERKDLLSSLKTEKGKLHKEKNVLLDEAYQHVIRLEQIALNVNSLSTHVHLDFLIEKMKERGDKEKWKQLEGMKNREDELFTAALRYMYGKLKAVKDAMKYVNQSAV; encoded by the exons ATGGATATGAT TAACGTCTCATCCAAATACAACGACATCATCACCAAAAGTCTTCTGATCTCTTCAGGATCTCCTGCCGTCTACCAGCTGACAACACAGAAGGAGAAATTTGGAACTCTGACAAGAAAATCTGTTGGTGAGAGAAACCTGAACCAGACAAACAAAACCGTCTTACTTGTAGGTGAAACAGGAGCAGGAAAATCTACTCTGATCAACGCTCTGTTCAACTACGCCATGGGAGTGAAGTTTGAAGACAACATCTGGTTTGAGATCGTAGAGAGAAGTCAGTCAGAGAGTCAGacagatgaggatgaggaggaaggtCAGTGTGACAGTCAGACATCAGATGTGATCGTGTACCAGATCTTTGGTTTCGAAGGTAAAACTCTGCCCTTCTCTCTGACCGTCATCGATACTCCTGGATACGGAGACACCAGAGGGATCGAACACGATGTCGTCATCAGTCAAAGATTGTTTGACTTGTTTCGTTCAGAAGACGGAGTTCATGAACTCGATGCGGTGGGTCTGGTGCTGAAGGCGAGCGAGAATCGACTGAGTGACCGTCTGAAGTACGTCTTTGATTCAGTGAAGTCTCTGTTCGGGAAAGACATCGAGAAGAAGATCGTCGCTCTCATCACAAACTCGAATGGAATAACACCTCAAGATGCTCTGAAAGCTCTTAAAGTCGCGAACATTAAATGTGCCAGAAATGAGAGTGAACAGCCCGTCTACTTCCTGTTCGATAACTGCCAGaacaaacagagaacagaggaagATGAGCCGGCTTTAGAGTACACGTGGAAGGTAACGGAGAGAGGAATGGCTCGATTCACAGACTTCCTGAAAAGATCTACACCACAGATGCTGATAACGACAGTCGAAGTGTTGAGAGCACGCATCAGACTGACGGCCTGCATCAACAACCTGCAGGACAGAATCCAGCTGATTGAACTAAAACAGAACGAGATCCAACAGACCGAAGACATCCTGAAGAAATATGAACTAGAGATGAAGTACAATAAGAATTTCACTATAGAATACGACGAGGCctacaaagagaaagaaactaTCAAGGGCGGGAAGTGGCTCTGGATTTTTTACGCAGCAGCTGTCACCTGTAACGTCTGTGAAGAGAACTGTCACTATCCTGGATGCACAATGGCCCGGAATCCTAAAAGCTGTGAGGTCATGAAACGTGGTCACTGCACTTCGTGTACCAGGAAGTGTCCTGTATCAGATCATGTGAAAGAAGAGTGGATTTATGTGAACAAGACCAGGAAAGTTAAAAAGACCTTGGTGGAGTTGATGCAGAAATATGAAGGAAAGCAAAAGGAGCGCAAAGACCTGTTGTCATCtctgaaaacagagaaaggaaagCTTCACAAAGAGAAGAATGTTTTGCTGGATGAGGCCTACCAACATGTTATCAGACTGGAGCAGATCGCCCTGAACGTTAACTCGCTGTCCACTCATGTCCACTTGGACTTCCTGAttgagaagatgaaggagagaggagacaaagagaAGTGGAAGCAGTTGGAGGGGATGAAAAACCGAGAGGATGAATTATTCACAGCAGCGCTGCGGTACATGTACGGTAAACTAAAAGCAGTTAAAGATGCAATGAAGTACGTGAATCAGTCGGCTGTGTAG